A DNA window from Akkermansiaceae bacterium contains the following coding sequences:
- the pyrH gene encoding UMP kinase, with product MSSPSKDPRPFKRAILKLSGEALREPGSTDNISPEIVDRIALEIKEAVDTGLELGIVVGGGNFWRGASASARGMDRATADYVGMLATVMNALALEGALEHHGVSCRVQSAIEMKNVAEPFIRRKAERQLEDGKVVIFAAGTGSPFFSTDTTSALRASEMGVDVILKATQVDGVYNADPRKDPNAVRYETVTFQECLTKRLSVMDATAFSLCMDNHIPIIIFDLGPAGNLSHALRGLPIGTLVHGE from the coding sequence ATGAGTTCACCTTCGAAAGATCCCCGTCCCTTCAAACGCGCCATCCTCAAACTCAGCGGCGAAGCCCTGCGGGAACCCGGCTCCACGGACAACATTTCCCCGGAGATCGTCGATCGCATCGCCCTGGAGATCAAGGAAGCGGTGGATACCGGTCTGGAGCTGGGCATCGTCGTCGGCGGCGGGAACTTCTGGCGCGGGGCCAGCGCCTCCGCGCGCGGCATGGACCGCGCCACGGCGGACTACGTCGGCATGCTGGCCACCGTCATGAACGCCCTCGCCCTGGAAGGCGCCCTGGAGCATCACGGCGTCAGTTGCCGGGTGCAGTCCGCCATCGAGATGAAGAACGTCGCGGAACCCTTCATCCGCAGGAAGGCGGAGCGCCAGCTCGAGGACGGCAAGGTCGTCATCTTCGCCGCGGGAACCGGCAGCCCGTTCTTCTCCACGGACACCACCTCCGCCCTCCGCGCCAGTGAGATGGGCGTGGATGTCATCCTCAAGGCCACCCAGGTCGATGGTGTCTACAACGCCGACCCACGCAAGGACCCGAACGCGGTCCGCTATGAGACCGTCACTTTCCAGGAGTGCCTCACCAAGCGCCTGAGCGTCATGGATGCCACCGCGTTCAGCCTCTGCATGGACAACCACATCCCCATCATCATTTTCGATCTCGGCCCGGCGGGGAACCTTTCCCACGCCTTGCGCGGCCTGCCCATCGGCACCCTGGTGCACGGTGAGTGA
- the frr gene encoding ribosome recycling factor yields the protein MDPDTAILEVEEAMTKCVDYLIHEFAGVRTGKASPALIENLDVHVHAYGAVSKLKSLAVINSPEPRMLVVQPFDPSTTRDIERAIRECKLGLNPAAADRSIRVPIPELSEERRRDMVKMIKQLAEEAKVRLRAARKDGMDTAKKMKADNFLTEDGQKDFEKEVQELTNKFTKKIDEHAVAKEADLMKV from the coding sequence ATGGACCCTGATACAGCCATTCTCGAAGTCGAAGAAGCGATGACCAAATGCGTGGACTACCTCATCCACGAATTCGCCGGCGTCCGCACGGGCAAGGCCAGCCCCGCCCTCATCGAAAACCTCGACGTCCACGTCCATGCCTACGGCGCGGTGTCGAAGCTGAAAAGCCTCGCCGTCATCAACTCCCCGGAACCCCGGATGCTGGTGGTGCAGCCCTTCGACCCGTCCACCACCCGCGACATCGAGCGCGCCATCCGCGAGTGCAAGCTGGGCCTCAACCCCGCCGCCGCCGACCGCTCCATCCGCGTGCCCATCCCGGAACTCTCCGAGGAACGCCGCCGCGACATGGTCAAGATGATCAAGCAACTGGCCGAGGAAGCGAAGGTCCGTCTCCGCGCCGCCCGCAAGGACGGCATGGACACCGCCAAGAAAATGAAGGCCGACAACTTCCTCACCGAAGACGGCCAGAAAGATTTCGAAAAGGAAGTCCAGGAACTCACCAACAAGTTCACCAAGAAAATCGACGAGCACGCCGTCGCCAAGGAAGCCGACCTGATGAAGGTCTGA